In the genome of Oncorhynchus nerka isolate Pitt River linkage group LG27, Oner_Uvic_2.0, whole genome shotgun sequence, the window aGAACCCATGCTGTCAGCCTTGTTGAGGAGGATGGTGTAGTTAGAGGTGTTTCTCTACCTAaccccccctctaaccctccccccCCCCAGAGCCCATGCTGTCAGCCCTGTTGAGGAGGATGCCAGAACTAGAGGTGTGTGAGATTCAGCAGCTGGTCAACTGTCCTGAGTCGTTCACCCCAGACATGCGCTGTCTGATGGGGGAGACACCGGGGGTGCACGGCTACTTCGTCCTGGCTGGAATGAACGCCTCTGGCCTGGCCTTCGCTGGCGGAGCAGGAAAGTAAGGAGAGGACATTTCCAGGACGTCTACTTTAGGGTTGAACGACAGGACATTTCCAGTACATCTACTTTAGGGTTGAGAGTGAGAACGACAGGACATttccagtacatttacatttacatttaagtcatttagcagacgctcttatccagagctttaGGGTTGAGAGTGAGAACGACAGGACATTTCCAGTACATCTACTTTAGGGTTGAGAGTGAGAACGACAGGACATTTCCAGTACATCTACTTTAGGGTTGAGAGTGAGAACGACAGGACGTTTCCAGTACATCTACTTTAGGGTTGAGAGTGAGAACGACAGGACATTTCCAGTACATCTACTTTAGGGTTGAACGTGAGAACGACAGGACATTTCCAGTACATCTACTTTAGGGTTGAGAGTGAGAACGACAGGACATTTCCAGTACATCTACTTTAGGGTTGAGAGTGAGAACGACAGGACATTTCCAGTACATCTACTTTAGGGTTGAGAGTGAGAACATTTAGCAGACGTCTTATCCAGACTTTAGGGTTGAGAGTGAGAACGACAGGACATTTCCAGTACATCTACTTTAGGGTTGAGAGTGAGAACGACAGGACATTTCCAGTACATCTACTTTAGGGTTGAGAGTGAGAACGACAGGACGTTTCCAGTACATCTACTTTAGGGTTGAGAGTGAGAACGACAGGACATTTCCAGTACATCTACTTTGGGTTGAGTGTGTGAGAAGACAGGACATTTCCAGTACATCTAGTAGTATGGTAGAAGGAGAACGACAGGACATTTCCAGACATGACTTTAGACTGAGATGAGAAGACTGACGTTTGGTACATCTAGTTTAGGGTTGAGAGTAGTATGGTAGACATTTCCAGTACATCTACTTTAGGGTTGAGAGTGAGAACGACAGGACATTTCCAGTACATACAGTAGTATGGTAGACTGAGGTGTGGTAGAAGGAGTAGTATGGTAGAAGGAGTAGTATGGTAGACTGAGTATGGTAGACTGAGTATGGTAGACTGAGTATGGTAGACTGAGTATGGTAGACTGAGTATGGTAGACTGAGTATGGTAGACTGAGTATGGTAGACGGAGTAGTATGGTAGACGGAGTAGTATGGTAGACGGAGTAGTATGGTAGAAGGAGTATGGTAGAAGGAGTAGTATGGTAGACGGAGTAGTATGGTAGACTGAGTATggtggtagactggtagactgagtATGGTAGACTGAGTAGTATGTATGGTAGACTGAGTAGTATGGTAGACTGAGTAGTATGGTAGACGGAGTAGTATGGTAGACGGAGTAGTATGGTAGATTGAGTATGGTAGACGGAGTAGTATGGTAGACTAGTATGGAGACTGAGTATGGTAGACGGAGTAGTATGGTAGACTGAGTATGGTAGACTGAGTAGTATGGTAGACTGAGTAGTATGGTAGACTGAGTAGTATGGTAGAAGGAGTAGTATGGTAGACTGAGTAGTATGGTAGACTGAGTAGTATGGTAGAAGGAGTAGTATGGTAGACTGAGTAGTATGGTAGACTGAGTAGTATGGTAGAAGGAGTAGTATGGTAGACTGAGTAGTATGGTAGACTGAGTAGTATGGTAGATTGAGTATGGTAGACTGAGTAGTACGGTAGACTGAGTAGTACGGTAGACTGAGTAGTATGGTAGACTGagtagtggtggtcagtctgagtaGTATGGTAGAAGGAGTAGTCGGGGGTGGTCAGACTGAGGTGTAGTATGGTAGACTGGGAGTAGTATGGTAGACTGAGGGTGGTCAGGTCTCCCGGTGTCGGGTGGTCAGGTCTCCACTTCACGTCGGGTGGTCACACTGTCCTGTCTCGGGTGGTCAGGGTTGTCGGGTGGTCAGGTTCCACTTCACGTCgtatagaggttagaggttaacactgTCCCTGAGGTTACCACTgtcaggtctagtcaggttagaggttaccactgtcctgtctgtcagaggttagaggttagaggttaccactgtcctgtctgtcaggttagaggttaccactgtcctgtctgtcagggttagaggttacactgtcctgtctgtcaggttaGAGGAGGTTAAACCACTGTCCAGGTACCTGTCAGGTTGACGAGGTTACCCCcacggtcctgtcctgtctgtcagggttagaggttagaggtcaggttaAAGCAGTGTGTTCTGTCGTCAGGTACCTGGCAGAGTGGATGACGCATGGTTACCCCACGGCTAACGCCTGGCCCCTGGACATAAAACGCCGGCAACCTTCAGAGCAGCCGAACCTTCCTCCGACACAGGGTCATGGAGGTCATGCGTGAGTCCTGACCAGAGCAAACACAATCACACTCCCTGTTAGTAATGTCTgcctgactgtccctctctctgcctgactgtccctctctctctgcctgactgtcccctctctctctgcctgactgtccctctctctgcctgactgtccctctctctctgcctgactgtccctctctctgcctgactgtccctctctctgcctgactgtcccctctctctgcctgactgtcccctctctctgcctgactgtccctctctctgcctgactgtccctctctctgcctgactgtccctctctctctgcctgactgtcccctctctctgcctgactgtccctctctctgcctgactgtcccctctctctgcctgactgtccctctctctctgcctgactgtcccctctctctgcccgactgtccccctctctctctgcccgactgtccctctctctgcccgactgtccctctctctgcccgactgtccctctctctctgcccgactgtcctctctctctgcccgactgtccccctctctctgcccgactgtccctctctctctgcccgactgtccccctctctgcccgactgtccctctctctgcccgacTGTCCCCCTCTGCCCGACTGTCCCCCTCTCTGCccgactgtccctctctctctgcccgactgtccctctctctgcccgactgtcccctctctctgtgtctgcccgactgtccctctctctctgtgtctgcccgactgtcccctctctgtgtctgcccgactgtctctctctctgtgtctgtctgtctgtcccctctctgtgtcttctgtctgtcctctctctcggtttctttctttctgtcttctctctcggtttctgtctgtctgtctctctcggttgtctctgtctctctctctctctcggtgtcgcCCTCACCAGCCCTGCTGTATAACCTAAAGGTTCCCTCTCTCCAGACGGGCCGGCAGCTGAGGACTTCTCACCCCCTGTACGACCCTCGACACCCAGGGAGCCAGATGGATGGGAAACACGGCTTTGAGAGGGCCGTACTTCATCCCTGCAGGGAAGGTGAGGCAGACCAcacccaccacaccaccacacgacaccACAGGGAGCCAGATGGATGGAGAAACACGGCTTTGAGAGGGCCAAGTACTTCATCCCTGCAGGGAAGGGTGAGGCAgaccacacacaccccacaccacacacacaccccacacacaccccaccccacaccacacacacacacacacacaccacaatttCCCAATGCTTCTGTCTATCAGAGCTAAACCATGTTCCTCTGTTCTCAGACCTGCTGTCTCTtagctctgtgtctgtctgtttagttAAACAGTTCTATCATCTGTTCTCAGACCTGCTGTCTCTtagctctgtgtctgtctgtttagttAACCAGTTCTATCATCTGTTCTCAGACCTGCTGTCCCTGGATGCCAGTAAGACGTTCTATAAGCCTGACTGGTTTGACATCGTGGGGGCGGAGGTGAAATGCTGCAAGGAGGCCGTCTGTGTCATCGACATGTCCTCCTTCACCAAGTTTGAGCTCACTGTgagtgagaaaggagagggagaggaagtgaggtaTCAACTTCCTCCTATGATGGAAGCTGTAGGTGGCTGACccctggaaaggagaggaggggaagtgaGGTATCAACTTCCTCCTATGATGGAAGCTGTAGGTGGCTGAcccctggagaggagaggtagaggaggggaagTGAGGTATCAACTTCCTCCTATGATGGAAGCTGTAGGTGGCTGAccctggaaaggagaggagaggagggggaagtgaGGTATCAACTTCCTCCTATGATGGAAGCTGTAGGTGGCTGACccctggaaaggagagggagaggaggggaagtgaGGTATCAACTTCCTCTTATGATGGAAGCTGTAGGTGGCTGACCcctggaaaggagagggaagggagaggaggggaagtgaGATATCATCTGACCCCTCCTACAGATGAAATAGAAAAAGGAATGTTATCTCTATGgctggaaaggagagggaagcTATAAGGTGAATGACATTATCTCTGACTAGACCCCCTCGGTCACAGCTATAATGTGAATGAATTATCTCTGGCTGGACCACCCTAGGTCACAGCTATAATGTGAATGACATTATCTCTGACTAGACCACCTAGGTCACAGCTATAATGTGAATGACATTATCTCCATGGTTAGACCACCCTCGGTCACAGCTATAATGTGAATGACATTATCTCCATGGTTAGACCACCCTCGGTCACAGCTATAATGTGAATGACATTATCTCCATGGTTAGACCACCCTAGGTCACAGCTATAATGTGAATGACATTATCTCCATGGTTAGACCACCTCGGTCACAGCTATAATGTGAATGACATTATCTCCATGGTTAGACCACCCTAGGTCACAGCTATAATGTGAATGACATTATCTCCATGGTTAGACCACCTCGGTCACAGCTATAATGTGAATGACATTATCTCCATGGTTAGACCACCTCGGTCACAGCTATAATGTGAATGACATTATCTCTGACTAGACCACCTCGGTCACAGCTATAATGTGAATGACATTATCTCCATGGTTAGACCACCCTAGGTCACAGCTATAATGTGAATGACATTATCTCTGACTAGACCACCCTAGGTCACAGCTATAATGTGAATGACATTATCTCTGACTAGACCACCCTAGGTCACAGCTATAATGTGAATGACATTATCTCTGACTAGACCACCCTCGGTCACAGCTATAATGTGAATGACATTATCTCCATGGTTAGACCACCTCGGTCACAGCTATAATGTGAATGACATTATCTCCATGGTTAGACCACCTCGGTCACAGCTTTCTTTCTGTGCCATTATCTCCAGATGACCAGGCGTTGGCGTTGCTGCAGCACCTGTGTGCCAATGACCTCGATGTGCCAGTGGGTCACAGCTATAATGCTGAACGAGAGGGGCGGATATGAGAACCACTGCAGCGTGGTCAGAGTcaagaagaacaggtgagagcttagccattaagaagaacaggtgagagtttagccattagaagaacaggtgagagcttagccattaagaagaacaggtgagagtttagccatTAAGAAGAACAGGTGAGCTTAGCCAttagaagaacaggtgagagtttagccattaagaagaacaggtgagagtttagccattagaagaacaggtgagagtttagccattagaagaacaggtgagagtttGGCCAttagaagaacaggtgagagtttaACCATTAATAAGAACAGGAGAGAGTTTAACCAttagaagaacaggtgagagtttagccattagaagaacaggtgagagtttagccattaagaagaacaggtgagagtttagccattagaagaacaggtgagagtgtagccattaagaagaacaggtgagagtgtagccattaagaagaacaggtgagagtgtagccattaagaagaacaggtgagagtgtagccattaagaagaacaggtgagagtttagccattaagaagaacaggtgagagtttagccattaagaagaacaggtgagagtttagccattaagaagaacaggtgagagtttagccaataagaagaacaggtgagagtttagccattaagaagaacaggtgagagtttagccattaagaagaacaggtgagagtttagccattaagaagaacaggtgagagtttagccaataagaagaacaggtgagagtttagccattaagaagaacaggtgagagtttagccattaagaagaacaggtgagagtttagccattaagaagaacaggtgagagtttagccattagaagaacaggtgagagtttagccattaagaagaacaggtgagagtttagccattagaagaacaggtgagagtttagccatTAGAAGAACAGGTGAGATTTAGCCAttagaagaacaggtgagagtttaACCATTAATAAGAACAGGAGAGAGTTTAACCAttagaagaacaggtgagagtttagccattagaagaacaggtgagagtttagccattaagaagaacaggtgagagtttagccattagaagaacaggtgagagttagccattaagaagaacaggtgagaggtagccattaagaagaacaggtgagagtgtagccattaagaagaacaggtgagaggtagccattaagaagaacaggtgagagtttagccattaagaagaacaggtgagagtttagccattaagaagaacaggtgagagtttagccaataagaagaacaggtgagagtttagccatTAAGAAGAACTGGGAGAGTTTAGCCATTAAGGGGCTaacaggtgagagtttagccatTAAGAAGAACAGGTGGGGTAGCATTAAGAAGAACAGGGGAGTAAGCCAttaagaagaacaggtgagagtttagccatTAAGGGGTGAGAGTTTAGCCAATAAGAAGCAAACTCCACcaggtgagagtttagccattaagaagaacaggtgagagtttagccattaagaagaacaggtgagagtttagccattaagaagaacaggtgagagtttagccatTAAGAAGAACCACTGCAGCGTGGTCAGAGTCCAGAAGAACAGGTGAGAGCTTAGCCAGCTGTTCATAACTCCACCTGGGGGCAAACTCCACCTGGGGGCTAACTCCACCTGGGGGCTAACTCCACCTGGGGGCTAACTCCACCTGGGGGCTAACTCCACCTGGGGGCTAACTCCACCTGGGGATAACTCCACCTGGGGGCTAACTCCACCTGGGGGCTAACTCCACCTGGGGGCAAACTCCACCTGGGGGCAAACTCCACCTGGGGGCTAACTCCACCTGGGGGCTAACTCCACCTAACTCCACCTGGGGGCTAACTCCACCTGGGGGCTAACTCCACCTGGGGGCCTAACTCCACCTGGGGGCTAACTCCACCTGGGGGATAACTCCACCTGGGGGCTAACTCGTGTGAATGTCCTCTAAATGAACAGGATAGAGACTGAACCACCTTGTCTTATGTCAGACAGCTCCACATTCGTCTCCACTGTCTGTTGAGGGACGAGCGTCACATAGGAGCGCCGGGTTAGTTCCTCATCTAAAtgttttcctctctccctttctctctctctccatctctgtctctttctctttctctccatctctctcttttctctctctctctgtctggctctcttctctctctctctcgccatctctcctttctctccatctttttctctccatctttctctctctctctgccatctctccctttctctccatctttctctctctctctgtctgtctctttctccctctctctctctctctccctttctctccatctctctctgtctctgtagcttCTTCATCATCTCTCCTACAGATCAGCAGGTCCACTGCTGGTCGTGGTTGAAGAAGCACATGCCTGACGGCCCACAGCTCCACCTAGAGGACGTCAGCTGGAAGTACACTGGTGAGAACTATCGCTGCAGAACCTGATCTTCCCCCTCAGTTCCCCACAATGCATTTCTGTTCTGAACCCTCACCCCCGGCCTCCCTTCTACAGCGCTGAATCTTATTGGTCCGCGGGCGATGGACGTCCTAGGGGAACTATCGTATGTCtccatgactcccgaacacttcCCGTCCCTCTTCTGTAAGGTGAGGAACCGGCTTTCGCCCGGTCATGTTTACCGTGAAGTGGCTCATCACAAGGCCGAAGGTTGTCCTGACCTGTGGTGTGTGTCAACAGGAAATGAGTGTGGGCTACGCCAATGGGATCCGAGTAATGAGTATGACCCATACAGGAGAGCCGGGCTTCATGCTTTACATACCTATAGAGGtgagatatacactatactatatactactggttatatactactagttatatactactatatactactggttatatactactagactactatatactactggttatatactactagttatatactactggttatatactactatatactactggttatatactactagttatatactactggctatatactactagttatatactactatatactactggttatgtacTATACAGGAGAGCCGGGCTTCATGCTTTACATACCTATAGAGGtgagatatacactatactatatactactagttatatactactagttatatactactatatactactggttatatactactagactACTGGCTATATACTACTGTTTATATatatactagttatatactatactggttatatactactatataTACTGGTTATATACacactagttatatactactggctatatactactagttatatactactatatactactggttatgtacTATACAGGAGAGCCGGGCTTCATGCTTTACATACCTATAGAGGTGAgatacacactatactatatactactagttatatactactagactactatacactactagttatatactactggttatatactataCAGGAGAGCCGGGCTTCATGCTTTACATACCTATAGAGGTGAgatacacactatactatatactactggttatatactactatatactactggttatatactactagtctatatactactggttatatactactagactactatacactactggtTATGTACTATACAGGAGAGCCGGGCTTCATGCTTTACATACCTATAGAGGTGAgatacacactatactatatactactagttatatactactatatactactggttatatactactagtctatatactactagttatatactactagttatatacaactggttatatactatacactactggttatatactacatagactatatatactatctggttatatactactggttatatactactggttatatactactggttatatactactagttatatactactatatactactggttatatactactggttatatactactagttatatactactatatactactggttatatactataCAGGAGAGCCGGGCTTCATGCTTTTTACATACCTATAGAGGtgatatactactatactatatactactagttatatactctatactactggttatatactactagttatatactactagttatacactactagttatatacaactggttatatactactagttatatactactggttatatactactagtatatactactggttatatactactggttatatactactggttatatactactggttatatactactagtactatatactactagttatatactactggttcaTATACATACCTAGAGGTGAGATAcacactactatatactactggttatatactactagtactatatactactagactatatacactactggttatgTACTATACAGGAGAGCTTCATATTTACATACCTATAGAGGttatacacactatactatatactactggttatatactactagttatatactactggttatatactactagtctatatactactagttatatactactggttatatactactagttatatactactagtctatatacactactggttatatactactggttatatactactagttatacactactggttatatcctactggttatatactactagtctactatatactactggttatatactactagtctatactactggttatatactactggttatatactactggttatatactactagttatatactactagtctactatacactactggttatatactactagtctatatactactggttatatactactagtttatatatatactactagttatatactactggttatatatgGCTAgttatatatactactggttatatatactatgactagtctatatactactggttatatactactagtctatatatactactggttatatactactggttatatactactagttatatactatatacactactggttatatactactggttatatactactggttatatactactagttatatactactagtctatatacactactggttatatattactggttatatactactagtctatatactactggttatatactactggttatatactactggttatatactactagtctatatatactactggttatatactactagtctatatacactactggttatatactactagtctatatactactggttatatactactagtctatatactactggttatatactactagttatatactactggttatatactactatatatactactggttatatactactagtctatatactactggttatatactacttgttatatactactagtctataaactactggttatatactactagttatatactactagttatatactactagtctatatatactactagttatatactactagtctatatactactggttatatactactagttatatactactggttatatactactagtctatatactactggttatatactactagtctatatacactactggttatatactactagtctatatactactggttatatactactagttatatactactagtctatatatactactggttatatactactagtctatatactactggttatatactactagttatatactactagttatatactactagtctatatactactggttatatactactggttatatactactagtctatatactactggttatatactactggtctataaactactggttatatactactagtctatatactactggttatatactactagtctatatactactggttatatactactggttatatactactggttatatactactggttatatactactggttatatactactagttatatactactggttataaactactggttatatactactggttatatactactagtctatatacactactggttatatactactagttatatactactagtctatatactactggttatatactactagtctatatacactactggttatatactactagtctatatactactggttatatactactagtctatatatatactactggttatatactactagtctataaactactggttatatactactagtctatatactactggttatatactactagttatatactactggttatatactactagtctatatactactggttatatactactagtctatatactactactactactagtctatatactactggttatatactactagttatatactactagtctatatacactactggttatatactactagtctatatatacactactagtctatatactactggttatatactactagtctatatactactggttatatactactagtctatatactactggttatatactactggttatatactactagtctatatactactagtctatatactactggttatatactactagtctatatactactggttatatagtactggttatatactactagttatatactactggttatatcctactagtctatatactactagtctatatatactactggttatatactactagtctatatatactactggttatacactactggttatatactactggttatatactactagtctatatatactactggttatatactactagtctatatactactggttatatactactagtctatatactactggttatatactactagtctatatactactagttatatactactggttatatactactagtctatatatactactagttatataatactagtctatatatactactggttatatactactagttatatactactggttatataatactagtctatatactactggttatatactactggttatataatactagtctatatatactactggttatatactactggttatatactactagtctatatatactactagtctatatatactactggttatatactactagtctatatatatactactggttatatactactagttatatactactggttatatactactagtctatatatactactagttatatactactagttatatactactagtctatatatactactagttatatactactagttatatactactagtctatatatactactagtctatatatactactagttatatactactggttatatactactagtctatatacactactagttatatactactggttatatactactagtctatatatactactagttatataatactagtctatatatactactggttatatactactagttatataatactagtctatatatactactggttatatactactggttatatactactagtctatatactactggttatatactactagttctatatactactggttatatactactagttatatactactagttatatactactagtctatatatactactggttatatactactagtctatatatactactggttatatactactagtctatatacactactggttatatactactggttatatactactagttatatactactggttatacactactggttatatactactggttatatactactagtctatatactactagtctatatatactactggttatacactactggttatatactactagtctatatacactactggttatatactactagttatataatactagtctatatactactggttatatactactagttatatatactactagttatacactactggttatatactactaggttatatactac includes:
- the LOC135565454 gene encoding pyruvate dehydrogenase phosphatase regulatory subunit, mitochondrial-like: MLSALLRRMPELEVCEIQQLVNCPESFTPDMRCLMGETPGVHGYFVLAGMNASGLAFAGGAGKYLAEWMTHGYPTANAWPLDIKRRQPSEQPNLPPTQGHGGHA
- the LOC135565172 gene encoding pyruvate dehydrogenase phosphatase regulatory subunit, mitochondrial-like yields the protein MCQWVTAIMLNERGGYENHCSVVRVKKNSFFIISPTDQQVHCWSWLKKHMPDGPQLHLEDVSWKYTALNLIGPRAMDVLGELSYVSMTPEHFPSLFCKEMSVGYANGIRVMSMTHTGEPGFMLYIPIEYALHVYNEVMSVGQKYGIRNAGYYALRSLRIEKFFAFWGQDLDPFTTPLECGREFRVKFDTDIDFLESG
- the LOC135559529 gene encoding pyruvate dehydrogenase phosphatase regulatory subunit, mitochondrial-like; the encoded protein is MEKHGFERAKYFIPAGKDLLSLDASKTFYKPDWFDIVGAEVKCCKEAVCVIDMSSFTKFELTVSEKGEGEEVRYQLPPMMEAVGG